The DNA segment CCATGCCCAGGGGGGCCTCCTCGTGCAGCTCCATGCCCAGGGGGGCCTCCTCGTGCAGCTCCATGGCCCAGCTCCATCGTATGAGCAGCTACGGCCAGGGTGGTCCAGACCTGGGTCTTGCCTCAGAGGGCAGTGACCGCATCGGGCGTAAGAACGTCCGCTCACGTTACCGCCACGACGACGTCGAGATGAAGAGCAGTGGATCCAGCGGGAGCGAGACCGAGTCACACGGCAACGAGAGCCACGGAAGCCATGGAAACGAGAGCCACGGCAACGAGAGTCATGGCAACGAGTCGACAGGTAGCTCCAACGGCAACAGCAAGGACTCCGCCCTCCTGGAGTCGTCTGGGAGTAACAAGAGGTCAGTGGGGGGGGTACCTTTTTTCATTATGGGTACCTTTTTACCATTCCTAAATTTTACCATTACTAAGTTTTACCAGTCCAGTCATAGGTCCTATTTCCTAAATCGATGGCAGCCCAGCAGAATATACAGTCGACCGCGTTAGTTGATCCGACAATGTACGTTATCACATACCCCACATATTTTGAAGTCCAAGGCTACATGGGGATGCGTGTCCAAAACCATGTGTCCTCTGTTGTTGTGTGTCCCCGTTCTCTCCTTAGGACGTATGGTAAGTTGGCATCAATATGACTCAAATTACTGCTTGGTTATCCGCTACTATTCTTTCTAAACAAACCTACAGCACATTCTGAATCTCTAGAGACCcatccctctttcttcctctctgttgACACATGCTGGCCCACATCCCTACTCTAAACGTCCACTTGTCCCGGCCTCAGAGAGTTGACATTCCCTAGATGATGTATGTGATGCACGGCGGCGCCCTGTCTCTCACCCACCTCTCACCTCTTTTCCTGTGGTGCCTTTTCTCGTGGTGCCCCTGCAGCCTGCTCCACAGACAGTCAATAATGATCGCCCGCATAGTGAAGTGAGGCCCTCACAGAGAGCAGTGAAAAGCCCATAGAAAGTAATGATGGACCCCAGTGAGAAACTAAAGAAGCTGCCAATGGAGTGGCTCCAATTAGGACCCTGAATGGCAGCACTTCATCCTGATGACAttctgtgtgcccccccccttctctccttgtTCCTCAGCAACTGGGCTGAAATCACCTTGAACACTCTTTGCAGAGGAAGACACTGGAGCACATCTTGATTGTGTAAAATTGGCGATGAAAGCAAACGGTTATCAAGGTCATTCTTTGCTGAGACGTCTGTTCTTATTTGCCATATAAGTTGTATAAGGAGCCCACAGTATGTTCCTGTGGGCTCCACTTTAACAGTGAGGAGGCCTATTCTTACTATCATTAACGATCTCTATAATTCACCACTAACTTGCCACTAATGCCAAACCAATCTGTTGATCCCAATAGCAGATTCCGTTGATACTATCAACAGCTCTTTTATATAATTAAACTATTCAAGATAATTAGATCTGTATTGGCGCTTAGAGAGGCTATTTCTGAAGCGGCTTTACATTCTCAGCTACTTAAGCTTGTTATTTAAACACACCTAAGTTATATACGAATAGTTGGCTGTCTTAGGGGGCAGTTTATAGCCTTTAGATGTAGTAGTGCTCTCGCTAAGCCTGTAGGCTAATGCTCGTGGCCCAAAAACACACAATGGCTCCTACTTACTGCAaattctcacaaacacacataaacgcACATGTGGCATGGGCCAGTCTGTGCTCCAAAGACACAATATGGCACCAATCTAAACATGCCATACCACCTGCCCTCCTGGAGCAGGAAGTGAAAACCCCTCCTTAACTTATAACCTCTTATAAGACCGTATATGAACCGTTTTAGACAGGAGAACAACAGAGCTACATCACACATGCACAAAAGGCATAAGGTAGGATGGAAAAAGAGAACATGCTTGTTTACCCGTTAAACCTGGCTATAAGGGTGGTCCGCCAATCCCATTTTAAATGCGCTTCTCGAGACACTCTTCAGTGAAATCCCATGTAGTTATAATGATCGGAAAAGTCATCCATTTCAAACAGCACAAGCGAAGCCGTTGCTAGGAAAACATGAATGTACCTGGATTTGAGTCTAGTCGTCCCCACCCTAATCAAATCAATGACAGATTCCTACGAAAGTGCTCTGGTGTCCATGTAGCATTGCACTCTCCTGAACCCAAAAAGAGTAGAGAACTCCAAGCCATTGTAGCAGCGGTACAAATAAATTAACCCATTCATTTCATGCAAAATTGAAGGACTGTGTTTTGAAATTTCATTTCAGTGTTCAATGGATTCATTTCAGTGTTCAATGGATGCATTTCAATCGGATATTGTGAACGAGAAACTTTTCGCCGGCAATGAACGCAATTCACCTGTTGTCCAAGAGGAATAGCATTTTGATGAATGGCCTCAGTGTCGatggaaaacaaaaacaatatgatTGAAAGTAGACATTTTCTTGTTAACCTCAGGTCAAGGCTACCTTTCTAGAAAAAGACATTGTAGCTGAAACACCAACAATAACAATCCTACCTTCAGTCCCTTTATTGTTTTTTCAAAAGTATACCGCTAGCAGCTCGGTGCAAGACTTGTTACAAAATGTTATTAATAATCCCTCTCTTGCTTGTTGCTCTAACTCCCACAGCCCCTCTCCTCCCAGTAGTTCCAATGCCTTCAGCCTGCTGAGTTCAGAGCAGGACAACCCTTCCACCAGCGGCTGCAGTAGTGAGGAGTCCGCTAAGACCAAGACCCAGAAGGAGCTGCTCAGGACCGCCAAGCAGCTCAGACATCTCCTGCCTGCTGACAAGAGGAACAAAGGCAACAAGTCCAGCTCCCTAAACACCCTGAAATACGCACTGCGCTGCATCAAACAGGTGGAAGGTAAGAGACAACCAAACGGCACATCTTTCTGGGTGGTAGTCCTGAACATATGAGAACATTATGAATTTAGCATCATTACATTATAGTTTATTGTATTAGGAATGTGTCTTAAGTCCAACAAGGAAaccaatgtgtgtttgtgttgttgtgtttcagcCAATGAGGAGTACTACCAGCTGCTGATGACCAATGACAGTCAGCCATCAGGTCTGGACGTGTCCTCTTACACCATCGAGAAGATAGACAGCATCACCTCAGAGTACACCCTCAAAAACAATGTAAATTCCTTAGTGGTACAGTATTACTTCtgaatacacacaaaaaaaaacatttccttgAATACATCCTCAAAAAGAAATGGTACCCAACAGTAATGcttagttaacactataacagcCACGATTTAATGCCTACCACATCCATGCCATCTGTCCCGATTTGACCTGGTGTCTGACCAACAACAGATCAGATATCCCAGTGATGTAATAACTTATGAGTAATCCACACTTGCAGCTGTCAGTGTACTGTATATGCCAGTTTCTCACATGTGCCTCTGTGTCCCTCCAGGACATCTTTGCTGTAGCTGTATCTCTGATCACGGGAAATATTGTCTACATCTCAGACCAGGCCGCCTCCATCCTCAACTGTAAACGGGGCATCTTCAAGGATGCCAAGTTTGTGGAGTTCTTGACTCCCCAGGACGTTAGTGTTTTCTACAGCTTCACCACGCGCTACCGCCTGCCCTCCTGGAGCATGTGCACCGGAGCAGGTAATGACCCCTCTAAGAGCGCTTATAACCACTTATAGACAATCTAAACACTTCTAAACATGCCATACCACCTGCCCTCCTGGAGCAGGTAGCAAAAACCCCTCCTTAACTTATAACCTCTTATAGACTGTCTATGAACCGTTTTAGACAGGAGAGCAACAGagctacatcaaatcaaatgtatttatatagcccttcttacatcagctgatatctcaaagtgctgtacagaaacccagcctaaaaccccaaacagcaagcaatgcaggtgtagaagcacggtggctaggaaaaactccctagaaaggccaaaacctaggaagaaacctagagaggaaccaggctatgaggggtggccagtcctcttctggctgtgccgggtggagattataacagaacatggccaagatgttcaaatgttcataaatgaccagcatggtcaaataataataatcacagtagttgtcgagggtgcaacaagtcagcacctcaagagtaaatgtcagttggcttttcatagccgatcattgagagtttctctaccactcctgctgtctctagagttgaaaacagcaggtctggacaggtagcacgtccggtgaacaggtcagggttccatagccgcaggcagaacagttgaaactggagcagcagcacggccaggtggactggggacagcaaggagtcatcatgtcaggtagtcttgaggcatggtcctagggctcaggtcctccgagagagagaaagaaagagaattagagagagcatacttaaattcacacaggacactggacaagacaggagaaatactccagataaaacagactgaccctagcccccgacacaaactactgcagcataaatactagaggctgagacgggaggggtcaggagacactgtggccccatccaatgatacccccggacagggctaaagaggaaggatataaccccacccactttgccaaagcacagcccccacaccactagagggatatcttcaaccaccaacttaccatcctgagacaaggctgagtatagcgcacaaagatctccgccacggcacaacccaagggggggcgccaacccagacagcaagaccacgtcagtgactcaacccactcaagtgacgcacccctcctagggacggcatggaagaacaccaataagccagtgactcagcccctgtaataggtttagaggcagagaatcccagtggagagaggggaaccggccaggcagagacagcaagggcggttcgttgctccagagcctttccgttcaccttcacactcctgggccagactacactcaatcataggacccactgaagagatgagtcttcagtaaagacttaaaggttgagaccgagtctgcatctctcacatgggtaggcagaccattccataaaaatggagctctataggagaaagccctgcctccagctgtttgcttagaaattctagggacaattaggaggcctgcgtcttgtgaccgtagcgtacctgtaggtatgtacggcaggaccaaatcggaaagataggtaggcgcaagcccatgtaatgctttgtaggttagcatatgatcaaatattttggttctagtcaggattctagcagccgtatttagcactaactgaagtttatttagtgccttatccgggtagccggaaagtagagcattgcagtagtccaacctagaagtaacaaaagcatggattaatttttctgcatcatttgtggacagaaagtttctgatttttgcatcATACATGCACAAAAGACATAGGGTAGGATGGAAAAAGAGAACATGCTTGTTTACCCATTACATCTGGCTATAAGAGTGGTCCGCCAATCCCATTTTAAATGTATAGCGATTCTCGAGACACTCTTCAGTCAAATCCCATGTAGTTATAATGATCGGAAAAGTAATCCATTTCAAACAGCACAAGCGAAGCCGTTGCTAGGAAAACATGAATGTACCTGGATTTGAGTCTAGTCGCCCCCACCCTAATCAAATCAATTACAGATTCCTACAAAACCAGTTAATACAGGGGGTTAACCAGAGCTTGGAAAACATACATAGTGTATGCATTGAAGCAAGGGCACCAAAAAAGACACCCATCTTCTCTCCTACTGTAAATTGAGCGCATCTTTGTTTGTATTCATCTTGTAAATTTCTCTGAATGGGTGTTGTTGATGTAGTTGAAAGCAGATGTGACTCGTGAAATAGGATCTCAGTTGAATGAGCCAATAAAGTAGACTTATTTTGAATTAAAACATTTtcattcccctcctctcctttcagaGTCATCCCGGTCGGACTGCATGCAGGAAAAATCGTTCTTCTGTcggatcaggtgtgtgtgtgtgtgtgtgtgtgtgtggctgcgtcCGTGTGTCAGCTGCTCTCCATGTTTCTATTCATTCCCTCTTTCCAGTTTAAATTTAGTTTGATTCTCGGCTGGTTTCATAAACAGGAAGCTCTCGCTCatttctctgacacacacacacacacacacacacacacacacacacacacacacacacacacacactattcacaGTTGCCGTTAAAGTAGATCTACAGCTCAACTCTGCCCCCAAGAGGCAGAAAAGCACCCAAGCAGCAACTCAATCTGTGAAATGCATGCTAATAAAGTGAGTCACCGACACAGCTGACAATCATAAGGACACTATATTTTCATGGTTTTGTTGCTGCTTTAGTGACTTGATGactttgtcctctctctcctgtgttctgTAGTGGTGGTAAGAAGTGTGAGGGGGACCTGCAGTACTACCCATTCCGTATGACCCCCTACCTGATGAAGGTGCAGGATAAGGTCCATTCTGAGGACCAGTTCTGCTGCCTCCTACTGGCTGAGAAGGTGCACTCCGGATACGAGGGTAAGGACCAATGATAATGCCGTCACAATGCCGGAGTTGTGACTGTTTGAATACCTTTGAAACTGCATCCTCAGTAGTGTATAATAGTGGACGGTATGTGAGATATAGTGTGTGGGAACAGTAGTGTTAAGTGTTTTCATTTTGCCTACAGCTCCCAGAATCCCTAGTGACAAGCGCATCttcaccaccacacacactcctAGCTGTGTCTTCCAGGATGTGGATGAGAGGTGAGACACATTTgcacttttttccccccatacacttttttttttatccgACAGAAGAGTACAGTGCTTTTATGACACCTATAGGCTGACTCACAAAGTTATTGTTTTTTGCCTTTCAGAGCTGTTCCACTTCTTGGGTACTTCCCCCAGGATCTGATTGGCACCCCAGTCCTTCTTCTCATGCATCCCGATGACAGGCCTGTCATGTTGGCCATTCACAAGAAGAGTAAGAGAAACTAAAACACACTTTCTAACAGACTACTTAGTACTATTCTATGACTGGACTGCATACAACACACTGTATGGCCctttaataatataatatatgccattttagCTTTACTCCGTCTTTTACTGACATCTATGTTCTCTCTCCTACCCATAGTCCTTCAGTACGCTGGCCAGCCGTTCGACCACTCCTCCATCAGGTTCTGCACGCGGAACGGAGGGTACGTCATCGTCGACACCAGCTGGTCCAGCTTCGTCAACCCCTGGAGCCGCAAGGTCTCCTTCGTTATCGGGAGGCACAAAGTCCGCATGTGAGTGTCTGCCCAGCACAATGTTTTCTATCTTGACACTACTCTCTGCCCAGCACTATTTTGTGTTATCTTGGCACAATTTTTTGGAAATAGCCAGAAAAAAATCTTTCATTTAAAAAGCCTGTATAATGCTGATTCTGTTACTGAATAAGGATAATATGGTTGTTCCCACTTCTAGAGGCCCGGTGAATGAGGATGTGTTTGTGGCCCCGCTCCCTGCCCTCATGGAGACTATGGACTCTGAAGTTCAGGAGATCACTGAGCAGATCCACAGATTGCTACTACAGCCGGTGCACAACACTAGCTCCGGTGGCTACGGTAGCGTGGGAAGCCATGGCCGCCTTGCGGCATCTCAGGTGATGACCAGCGAGGGCAGCCCAAGCAGGACACGCATCGAGGAGGAGGGGGACAGCAGCTGGGCCAAACCTGTAGGTaccctctctgtcactctcttttCCCTGTCTATCATGCTCTCtgtcttacctctctctctctccatgataGTGAAcatgtctcttctctcctccccagcAGAGGTCCTTCCAGGAGATCTGTAAAGGGATCCACCTCCAGAAGAGTCAGGAACAGCAGATCTACCAAGCCTCCTCCTCAGCCAGGCCTGAGACCAACAAGAGCCCTGGCAGTAAGTCAAACAAGCAAACCAGCACAGAAATATTTACAATCTGCAGGAAGCATAGAGATATGCTCGTGTGTGCATTGGATAATGTGAACTGGGGAGTGTACATGTGTGTGGATGTACAGATACAAATGCACTTATGTGTGTTGGAAGAGATGTAGAAAACACACATATCCATGGGTGTAGTTCATGGGTGTAGTTTGGCGTATACAGAACGTACAAATCCATGCCCATCCCAGTCTTGACACACTCCCTTTTCCCCAGCAGAGTTCCTCCAGAAGAGTCCAGCAGTGGTGCGTTCCAAGGAATCTGCAGCCCCTGTGGCCTCTCTGAGTTGGAGGGACAGTGGGGTCAGTGCTGGGGTCAGTGCTGGGGTCAGTGCTGGGGTCAGTGCTGGGGTCAGTGCTGGGGTCAGTGCTGGGGTCAGTGGGCTGAGCCTGGAGGACAGCAGCAGCAGGACTGCAGTACAGGAGGAGCAGCTGGCCTTCAACGACCAGACggtctactcctaccaacagatCAGCTGTCTGGACAGTGTCATCAGGTCAGAACAACTACTAACTAGTCACTTATTCATCTTGCTAATCACGTATCTGTACATTTCTCTGGTCATCTAGCCTATCTATAGTCTTTGGTCTTTTGTCTATTAATCTAGTTGTCCTGTTATGGGGCATAATACTTATAGGCATTGTTTCTGGGTAGATAGATGGAAAGGAGACTGTTACTTATTCCGTATGTACTTACTGCTACCCAATTACATGGTAGTTACATCATGGGCTATTGATTTACTTTATATCTTAATCAAAAACAGTCTTTCATCCTTCTGtgtgcatctctctccctctctggacaGATATCTAGAGGGCTGTAATGTTCCCATCACTATGAAGAGGAGGTGCCACTCTTCTGACAATACTATGTCCTCAGATGAGGACAAGCAGAAAGGAGGGGACAATCCCATGCAATTATCTGAAGGTACGTTCTACCACTGCTCTTATTAATCGATTTTTACTTTATCACTCCATTAATAAAAGATGTTCAACAATTGACTTCGGTATTATTGCTACAGTATGATGTTGCATGTAGCCTATATTGCAAGTGAACTCTCCTACACCACTATGATTTTTTTTACCAGTCGGTGAATGCACCATGAATTGAATTGCCCGTTATCACTGAAGCCCAAATCAAATGAAAAGCGTTTTATGTGCGTGTGAATGAGCGTGCACACACTGGAATTAGAATGCAAGGTAGTGAGTGAGAACAGACGGACCGCGCGTTAAATTAGAAAGCAAATCTATTTTTCTCACGTCTACACGAAGTATTGCTAGTAAAATGAGCCGATAAATTGCCAGAAAATAGACTTGTTTGTGCATTGTTACGTCCGGATTTGTGACATGTATATTTGTGTTGTAACAATACTGCCAGTGCCAAAAATACATATTTGAAAACAATAACGTTATACCTGTGTTGATTTTGATCACAGGCATAAAGCCTAGGCAGGCTAAGAGAGAATACTGTAATGTAGAAAGAACGAGACTAGCTAAATTCTTTATAAACTCCTCGGGTGTATTAGCTACACCTGACCTCACATTCCTGATCTAACATACCTGCCTGCTCTAAACAGTTGTTATGGTGGCTCCCGTAGGACATATAAGGTGAGTCATAAGGAACACAATAATAATTCACAAAGGCTACATAGTGAACGTAACAAATACGACTGTTTGTTATGGATTATTGTGACCATTAAATTGGCATACGCTACGCAGTGTATGTGTATTGATGCTCTCCTCTCACACGAACATTTTGACGCCGTTGGTTCCGGTGTGATTTGTATTTAAATTAGATGTCTCATTTTAGACGGAACCTGCGCATTTCTAATTCAAATTAAAAGATACCTGTGGGATAAATTTAAAACAAATAATACTGCTAGATTAATAGTCACAGATACACTGATTTGTTATAGTGTGACAACGTTGATAGTGTGTTGGTTGGAAAACACCCTGCTGATTCTCTCTGGCTCCACATACACATACCAATTTATCAAAATATCAGTATTTATATTTAAACTCCttcatactgaacaaaatataaacgcaacatgtaaagtgttggccccatgtttcatgaaataaaatatcacaaatgttccatatgcataaaaagcttatttctctcaaattttgtgcacaaatttgtttacatccctgttaagtgagcttttctccttttgccaagataatccatccacctgacaggtgtggcgtaTCAAGTAGCATGTGCCAGgtgcaataaaaggccactctaaaatgtgcagttttgtcacacaacacaatgccacagatgtctcaagttttgagagagtgtgtagttggcctgctgactgcaggaatgtccaccagagctgttgccagagaattgaatgttctctaccataagctgcctccaacatcattttagagaatttggcaacaggtccaactggcctcacaaccgcagacgacgtgtatggtgtcgtgtgggcgagcggtttgctgatgtcgacattgtgaacagagtgccccatggtggaggtggggttatggtttggacaggcataaactacagacaaacacaaatgcattttatcaatttgaatgcacagacataccgtgacaagatcctgaggcccattgtgtcattcatcctccaccattatctcatgtttcagcatgataatgcacagccccatgttgcaaggatctgtacactattcctggaagctgaaaatgtcccatttcttccatggcctgcacactcaccagtcacccgttgagcatgtttgagatgctctgaattgacgtgtatgacagtgtgttccagttcccgccaatatccagcaacttcgcacagtcattgaagaggagtgaggaaacttttcacaggccacaataaacagcctgatcagttctttgcatgaggcaaatggtggtcactccacatactgactggttttcttatccacgcctactttcttttttttaaggtatctgtgaccaacagatgcatatctgtattcccagtcatgtgaaatccatagattagggcataatttatttatttaaactgaCTGAATTCCTTTATATAACTttatgtaactcagtaaaaatcttttaaattgttgcgtttatattttgtccAGTGTCGTTTAAAGACTCATTTAGTTTTAATACTCATGTGGTTTAAAGACTCATTTAGTTGAAAGACTTTCAGTCTCACCAAAGCTCTGTTGGACAGGTCACCAACTGAATCAGACACAGCcaaactctctatctctctataatccGCATTTATGGGACTTTACATGTGACTCTCCAAGTCaccctccctcagtctctccctaTCACCCTGGCAGACCCTGCACTGTTTAAGCATCAGCCTGGTCTAACCCCTGTGGATGGCGTCATCGCAGACAAAAAGACAGACGCTACGACCTCAGCCACAGGGGCAGTGGGCTCCTCCCTGGCGGCCCTCGCTGTGCCACCGTGCGGCAAAGCCGAGAGCGTGGTGTCAGTAGCAAGCCAGTGTAGCTACAGCAGCACCGTCGTGCATGTAGGAGATAGGAAACTGCAGCCCGAGTCAGGTATACACTAcggggacatagacatgtctcattctactattctattctactctttAGTTTGTGGTGGTGGGTTGTGTTTGGGAGTGGGGACTGTGTGGGTAGATGGGTGTGTGTTGTATGGATGTAGCTCGGTGTTGTGTAATGTATGCAGTATCATGTGTGTACTCTGAGGTCATGCATGTTCCATAATCTCGCACGCCAGATTTTCTTTACAATATTCAGAGCTTCACAGTCGTCTGGTACCTCGACTATACCATGATGTATGTTATACCAAAGCCATGTGTCTAAATGCGCTGTGCATTATACCAtcctctctgcatctctgcttCCCTGTAATGAATATCAATGTATATATGTTTATCAATGTTGCTAAGGGCATTACAGCTTCTCATCTCTGTATGTCCTGAGCGGTTGGGTGTTTTATGTATATGT comes from the Salmo trutta chromosome 21, fSalTru1.1, whole genome shotgun sequence genome and includes:
- the per2 gene encoding period circadian protein homolog 2 isoform X3, which translates into the protein MSEDSDPGCSSMPRGASSCSSMPRGASSCSSMAQLHRMSSYGQGGPDLGLASEGSDRIGRKNVRSRYRHDDVEMKSSGSSGSETESHGNESHGSHGNESHGNESHGNESTGSSNGNSKDSALLESSGSNKSPSPPSSSNAFSLLSSEQDNPSTSGCSSEESAKTKTQKELLRTAKQLRHLLPADKRNKGNKSSSLNTLKYALRCIKQVEANEEYYQLLMTNDSQPSGLDVSSYTIEKIDSITSEYTLKNNDIFAVAVSLITGNIVYISDQAASILNCKRGIFKDAKFVEFLTPQDVSVFYSFTTRYRLPSWSMCTGAESSRSDCMQEKSFFCRISGGKKCEGDLQYYPFRMTPYLMKVQDKVHSEDQFCCLLLAEKVHSGYEAPRIPSDKRIFTTTHTPSCVFQDVDERAVPLLGYFPQDLIGTPVLLLMHPDDRPVMLAIHKKILQYAGQPFDHSSIRFCTRNGGYVIVDTSWSSFVNPWSRKVSFVIGRHKVRIGPVNEDVFVAPLPALMETMDSEVQEITEQIHRLLLQPVHNTSSGGYGSVGSHGRLAASQVMTSEGSPSRTRIEEEGDSSWAKPQRSFQEICKGIHLQKSQEQQIYQASSSARPETNKSPGKFLQKSPAVVRSKESAAPVASLSWRDSGVSAGVSAGVSAGVSAGVSAGVSAGVSGLSLEDSSSRTAVQEEQLAFNDQTVYSYQQISCLDSVIRYLEGCNVPITMKRRCHSSDNTMSSDEDKQKGGDNPMQLSEEIIVDVSVAREEVEGGSQTPRPPPNAVSPPSLEREPYKKLGLTKQVLVAHTQKEEQTFLCRFREQRGVQAFQANCSQYLERQKGQGPADALPSVRPCKQTEPAARRSGRNKKTKSKRVKQNESSDSSVSHRRRQPQPRPHLLNQGLNQTSWSPSNTSQSTLLPLAYPTVVPVYPLQVYPGAGTMPTCPENSLAGFGDSQDPQCPPPNIQPSPFSTPMVTPVVALVLPSCMFPQMGSEAPGQQPFYQAEKAGYPSQSQPFHPQTSLPLPAQGPFPAQPQAFPLLTAFPIPAQPFSFSMPMEAPKPPGETTQSRCSPHGTMGGIDQASSPPLFQSWCSSPLQLEEMRCSLERRDGMVVVPSVGTQGNNTVNMKGGSVVCQAMEKVTELQQVGSPGNGNHSDVNSSSSDLLDILLHSESRSGTSSGTSGYMGFSSNGCGTSARTSNSGMSNNSGTLGCRTSASGVSGSGTVSSSHTSNNSSNYFGTVDSSQNSYQQVKVHSGGGSGGSVSEGRPMEVEQSQYDKGFESVLREDREKLRVMQKSQPCFTGEQQRELVEVHPWMRRGGLPKVMDVKCEL
- the per2 gene encoding period circadian protein homolog 2 isoform X1, producing the protein MSEDSDPGCSSMPRGASSCSSMPRGASSCSSMAQLHRMSSYGQGGPDLGLASEGSDRIGRKNVRSRYRHDDVEMKSSGSSGSETESHGNESHGSHGNESHGNESHGNESTGSSNGNSKDSALLESSGSNKSPSPPSSSNAFSLLSSEQDNPSTSGCSSEESAKTKTQKELLRTAKQLRHLLPADKRNKGNKSSSLNTLKYALRCIKQVEANEEYYQLLMTNDSQPSGLDVSSYTIEKIDSITSEYTLKNNDIFAVAVSLITGNIVYISDQAASILNCKRGIFKDAKFVEFLTPQDVSVFYSFTTRYRLPSWSMCTGAESSRSDCMQEKSFFCRISGGKKCEGDLQYYPFRMTPYLMKVQDKVHSEDQFCCLLLAEKVHSGYEAPRIPSDKRIFTTTHTPSCVFQDVDERAVPLLGYFPQDLIGTPVLLLMHPDDRPVMLAIHKKILQYAGQPFDHSSIRFCTRNGGYVIVDTSWSSFVNPWSRKVSFVIGRHKVRIGPVNEDVFVAPLPALMETMDSEVQEITEQIHRLLLQPVHNTSSGGYGSVGSHGRLAASQVMTSEGSPSRTRIEEEGDSSWAKPQRSFQEICKGIHLQKSQEQQIYQASSSARPETNKSPGKFLQKSPAVVRSKESAAPVASLSWRDSGVSAGVSAGVSAGVSAGVSAGVSAGVSGLSLEDSSSRTAVQEEQLAFNDQTVYSYQQISCLDSVIRYLEGCNVPITMKRRCHSSDNTMSSDEDKQKGGDNPMQLSEEIIVDVSVAREEVEGGSQTPRPPPNAVSPPSLEREPYKKLGLTKQVLVAHTQKEEQTFLCRFREQRGVQAFQANCSQYLERQKGQGPADALPSVRPCKQTEPAARRSGRNKKTKSKRVKQNESSDSSVSHRRRQPQPRPHLLNQGLNQTSWSPSNTSQSTLLPLAYPTVVPVYPLQVYPGAGTMPTCPENSLAGFGDSQDPQCPPPNIQPSPFSTPMVTPVVALVLPSCMFPQMGSEAPGQQPFYQAEKAGYPSQSQPFHPQTSLPLPAQGPFPAQPQAFPLLTAFPIPAQPFSFSMPMEAPKPPGETTQSRCSPHGTMGGIDQASSPPLFQSWCSSPLQLEEMRCSLERRDGMVVVPSVGTQGNNTVNMKGGSVVCQAMEKVTELQQVGSPGNGNHSDVNSSSSDLLDILLHSESRSGTSSGTSGYMGFSSNGCGTSARTSNSGMSNNSGTLGCRTSASGVSGSGTVSSSHTSNNSSNYFGTVDSSQNSYQQVKVHSGGGSGGSVSEGRPMEVEQSQYDKYVLQDPPWLVTANADDKVMLTYQMPSRGFESVLREDREKLRVMQKSQPCFTGEQQRELVEVHPWMRRGGLPKVMDVKCEL